The window TCGACCTTAGCCGCGTCCCGTATATCCCCTTTTACGAACTTGTGGTTTCCGCTGTCGAGGAAGTCATCGAGATTCTTCATGTTCCCCGCATATGTGAGGGAGTCGAGATTTACTACCGTATCGCCGGGGTGCCGGAAAAGGTATTGCCGGACAAAATTCGACCCGATGAAACCGGCTCCACCCGTTACCAGAATTTTCATATGGTGTGGTGTCGAAGCCTTTGAAGTCCGCAGGAACCGCTGTAAAAGATCACCCGGTCAATCCTGCCTGATGAGTCTCGTCCAGATAAAATAGCCGACAACGGAAAGTCCCAAGGCAAGAGCTAGAACGAACGGCCCTACCTGGGATATGTCGGAATTCTTCAGTGCAACGCCGCTTGTACCATAGATGAGAACACCTAGCGTCCATTTGGCCCCTTGCGTACCGATATACCTTGTAGGTCTCATCGCTATCAGCAGGGCAAACAGTCCAATTATCCCGAACGAAGTTCCCGATAACAGATATTCCTGCAACCTGCCGGATAGGGCCAGATCGGCCAAGTCATTAAAATCAAATGTTTCCCAAAACTGTCTGAATATGTCCATTACCTATATATCTCCTGGAAATTGGAATTATCCTAACACGGCACCGCCATAAAGTGTATAATGCGCCCCTAATAATAAGCAGGTTTATTCTATGGTTGATTACAAAGTACATCTGGACGTTTTTGAGGGGCCGATGGACCTGCTCCTGCACCTTATAAAGGAGCAGGAGATAAACATTTACGATATCCCCATATCCAAGATCACAAAGCAGTATTTCGAGCACCTTGAGCATATGAAACAGCTCAATCTTGAGGTCGCAGGCGAATGGCTGATAATGGCGGCAACGCTTACATACATAAAATCGAAAATGCTCCTCCCGGTCGTGCCGACCGAGGATGGCGAGGAGGAAGGGGTCGATCCCCGCGATGAGCTTGTAAGACGCCTCATCGAATATAAAAAATTCAAGGAAGCCGCCCAGGGATTGAGAGAGAAGGAACTTATTCAGAACTCCACGTTCGCCAGAACATTCATCACCGAGTGGGACGAAGACGACGCCGACTACCTCAAGGAGATATCGGTGACAAAACTCATGGAGGCGTTCAGGAAGATACTAATAAAGGCGGGGGAAGAAGGGCTTTACGAGATAAAGCTCGAAGAGATATCGATAACGGAAAAAATAGCATATGTTCTTGAAATGCTGGAAAAAACGCCTCGCACAAGGTTTGAGGACCTGTTTTCGGAAGCAAAAGGGAAAATGGAGCTTGTCGGAACGCTCCTGGCCCTCCTTGAACTCATGAAACAGCAGATGATACGGGTTTTTCAGGAGAAGGAATTCGGACCCATCTGGGTGCAGGCATCGGAGGATGAGGGGGACGAGAGCCGCGAGGGGGAAATTGAAACTGTAAGCGCGATTATCAACGAGATAGACGCATGATGATAAATATTAGGAATCCGAAAGCCGGGAGGAACAAGTTTGAAACTGAGTGAAGAAGCGCAAGCGCTGGAAGCGGTCCTGTTCGTATCGGACGGCCCAGTCTCCGCTGAAAATATTAAATCTGTTCTTGAGGGTATGGAGAACAGCAACATCCCTTCAATAGTCGAGGAGATCAATGAAAAACTGGAGGGGCACGCCCTCTGCATAGTGGAGATAGCGGAAGGATACCAGCTCCGCACGAAACCTGAGCATGTGGAAACCATTAAGAGGTTCCACAAGCTGGAACGCTCCACGAGGCTCTCCCATGCCGCGCTGGAGGTCCTCTCCATAATCGCCTACAAACAGCCGATAACAAGGCAGGAAGTTGAAGACATCAGGGGGGTGGACAGTTCCGGCGTAATAGGGAAACTTCTAGACAAGACCCTGATAAAAACGATGGGGCGCAAAAAGGTGCCCGGTAAACCGATGACCTTCGGCACAACAAAAAAGTTTCTGGAATATTTCGGACTGGTAAAACTTTCCGATATGCCGATGCTCAAGGAATTCCCCGAAAACTTCGACGAAGAGATCACGCAGCCGAGCCTGGCGCTTGACGGCATCGATGAAGATTCAGGAGAAAAGGACGAAAACGACATTCAACTAGAGGAAGAAGCGGCAATGATAGAGCCCGCAGAGGAAGATTATGACGACTTGGAAGACGATGAAGAAGAAGATAGCGAACACGACGACGAAGAAGAGGACGAAGAAAAGGAAAAATAGCAGCGAGGGGACAAGGCTTCAGAAAATTCTCGCGGACGCCGGCCTCTTTTCAAGAAGAAAAGCGGAAGAGGCGATAAAAGAGGGGCGGATTGCCGTAAACGGCGAAACGGTCACCGAGCCGGGCGCCAAGGCCGATCCGTCATCCGATTCGATCACATGCGACGGACGGCAGGTCAAAGCCGTATCCAAAACATATATCATCCTGAACAAACCTGCCGGAGTGCTATGCACTACTTACGATCCGGAAGGGAGACCTACGGTACTTGACATAACAAAGGAGATAAAACAGAAGGTAAGTCCGGTGGGGCGTCTCGATTACAACACGACCGGCCTCCTCATCCTCACGAATGACGGCGCATTTGCCCAGAAGATGATGCGCCCGTCGTCTAAGATCATTAAAAAGTATCATGCCAAGGTACGGGGCACGGTGAGCGAGAAGACATTAAGCCGTATGCGCTACGGCATTACCCTTGAAGGGATAAAATACCGCTTCGCCGATGTTAAGCTTGTTCGCACCTCGGGGAACAACAGTTTTCTCACCATCGACCTCACGGAAGGGAAAAAACATCACATCCGCATTGTCTGCGAAACGCTCGGCAATCCGGTGGTAAAACTCTCCCGCGTCGCCTTCGGGCCGATAAAGCTGTCGAACCTCCCGCTCGGCGCCTACCGTCATCTTTCCGAAAAAGAGGTCAAAGCATTAAAGAACGCCGCGTCATAAAGGTGTATTGACGCGGACAATCCGCGCGAAAGCCCCATGCCGAGGTGGGCGGATATGCTGAGTCAGCATTTACTGCGCTACCTTTTCCCAAAATGGCGGGACTGAAACTTCGATATATGGATATAATAATTTATTAACAATCTCACTGGAGAGACTTTGAATTGCTGAAGATCGCCGTTCTGCTGACCGCCACCATTACGATGGATGTCGGCGAATATGCCTTCACACCCCCCATTGAAGGAAAGAAAACCGCGGAAGCCTATTACGATTCGATTGGAGTCCCCGACATAAAGACGCAAAGCAGCTGCCCTCCCCTTCTGCTCTGCAATCACAAGGTGGTAAACCACAAGGGGGAGACCATAAAAAGCTTTACAAGCGAAGATAGTTCGCTAACGATATCTACAAAGGCCCGCTACAGTTCAGCCGCGTATGCTGTAGTCGAGCACCAGTACGTTATCGGCAGGGATTTGAAGGGGAACAAGATATTCTCCACTGAAACTTTTCTCCTGGACGACGAGGGGAAAAATTACCCGGCATACAATTACCATTTTGCGAAACGTAACATAAAACTGGCCTCCATTTTTACCGAACCTGTCATTACCATCATGCCTGATGGTGGGATTGTGGAGGCAACTAGCGAGGGGATAGTCATCAACGGAGACCTTACCCTTCCAGGCGAGATACCATTCGAGCATGTTGAGATAAATAACAATCTTTCCGGCGATATCGCCGTGATTGCCGTCGGTAAAAACGACTTCATATGGATTTCCGACATGAAGAAATGGAAAGTGACCCCTATCCGCCTTTCAAGGAGGGGTGACCGCAAGGGGGTGCTCTCCGTTTACCCGCTTGGAAACGGAAATGTCGCTCTCGCTGTTTACAAGTACGTAAACAGCTTCAACAAGGGGATTGTGTTCGCCGCAGGAGCT is drawn from Nitrospinota bacterium and contains these coding sequences:
- a CDS encoding segregation/condensation protein A encodes the protein MVDYKVHLDVFEGPMDLLLHLIKEQEINIYDIPISKITKQYFEHLEHMKQLNLEVAGEWLIMAATLTYIKSKMLLPVVPTEDGEEEGVDPRDELVRRLIEYKKFKEAAQGLREKELIQNSTFARTFITEWDEDDADYLKEISVTKLMEAFRKILIKAGEEGLYEIKLEEISITEKIAYVLEMLEKTPRTRFEDLFSEAKGKMELVGTLLALLELMKQQMIRVFQEKEFGPIWVQASEDEGDESREGEIETVSAIINEIDA
- the scpB gene encoding SMC-Scp complex subunit ScpB; this translates as MKLSEEAQALEAVLFVSDGPVSAENIKSVLEGMENSNIPSIVEEINEKLEGHALCIVEIAEGYQLRTKPEHVETIKRFHKLERSTRLSHAALEVLSIIAYKQPITRQEVEDIRGVDSSGVIGKLLDKTLIKTMGRKKVPGKPMTFGTTKKFLEYFGLVKLSDMPMLKEFPENFDEEITQPSLALDGIDEDSGEKDENDIQLEEEAAMIEPAEEDYDDLEDDEEEDSEHDDEEEDEEKEK
- a CDS encoding rRNA pseudouridine synthase yields the protein MTTWKTMKKKIANTTTKKRTKKRKNSSEGTRLQKILADAGLFSRRKAEEAIKEGRIAVNGETVTEPGAKADPSSDSITCDGRQVKAVSKTYIILNKPAGVLCTTYDPEGRPTVLDITKEIKQKVSPVGRLDYNTTGLLILTNDGAFAQKMMRPSSKIIKKYHAKVRGTVSEKTLSRMRYGITLEGIKYRFADVKLVRTSGNNSFLTIDLTEGKKHHIRIVCETLGNPVVKLSRVAFGPIKLSNLPLGAYRHLSEKEVKALKNAAS